A stretch of Cicer arietinum cultivar CDC Frontier isolate Library 1 chromosome 5, Cicar.CDCFrontier_v2.0, whole genome shotgun sequence DNA encodes these proteins:
- the LOC101506528 gene encoding probable N-acetyltransferase HLS1-like, giving the protein MEFNKFRIRSYEGQFDRAQVENLERKCEVGPSESVFLFTDTMGDPICRIRNSPMYMMLVAELENELVGVIQGSIKLVTIQHHPPKDLAKVGYVLGLRVSPHHRRKGIGSNLVRRLEEWFISNDVDYAYMATEKENNASVNLFMKKFGYTKFRTPSILVNPVNHHSLQISSNIEISRLKIEEAESLYKRFMGSTEFFPNDIGNILRNKLSLGTWMAYFKGDVGSNGSQVPNSWAMLSVWNSGEIFKLRLGKAPFCCLLYTKSWCLIDKIFPCLKLPTLPDFFNPFGFYFMYGLYHEGPLSGKLVRGLCQFVHNMAVESNDDEKCKIIVTEVGGRDQLNQHIPHWKLLSCPEDLWCIKALKNEGLSSSINTFHELIKTTPPTRALFVDPREV; this is encoded by the exons ATGGAATTCAACAAGTTCAGAATCAGAAGCTATGAGGGTCAATTTGATAGAGCTCAAGTTGAAAATCTAGAGAGAAAATGTGAGGTAGGACCATCAGAAAGTGTGTTTCTCTTCACAGACACTATGGGTGACCCCATTTGTAGGATCAGAAACAGTCCCATGTACATGATGCTg GTAGCTGAATTGGAGAATGAATTGGTTGGTGTCATTCAAGGCTCTATAAAACTAGTCACTATTCAACACCATCCACCAAAGGATTTAGCAAAAGTAGGGTATGTCCTAGGCTTAAGGGTATCACCACATCATAGAAGAAAAGGGATTGGCTCAAACCTAGTAAGAAGATTAGAAGAATGGTTCATTTCAAATGATGTGGACTATGCATATATGGCaacagagaaagaaaataatgCCTCAGTTAATCTTTTCATGAAAAAATTTGGTTACACAAAGTTTAGGACACCATCTATTCTTGTTAACCCTGTGAACCATCATTCACTTCAAATTTCATCCAACATTGAGATATCAAGATTGAAAATTGAAGAAGCTGAATCACTCTATAAAAGGTTCATGGGGTCCACAGAGTTTTTCCCTAATGATATAGGAAATATTTTAAGGAATAAGTTAAGTTTAGGGACATGGATGGCATATTTTAAAGGTGATGTTGGGTCTAATGGATCACAAGTACCAAATAGTTGGGCTATGCTTAGTGTATGGAATAGTGGTGAAATTTTCAAGTTAAGATTAGGAAAAGCAcctttttgttgtttgttataCACAAAAAGTTGGTGCTTGATTGATAAAATTTTCCCATGTTTAAAATTGCCAACTTTGCCTGATTTTTTTAACCCTTTTGGATTTTATTTCATGTATGGTTTGTATCATGAAGGACCATTGTCTGGGAAGCTAGTGAGAGGTTTGTGTCAATTTGTGCATAACATGGCTGTTGAGTCTAATGATGATGAGAAGTGTAAGATTATTGTGACTGAAGTTGGAGGAAGAGATCAACTCAATCAACATATTCCACATTGGAAATTGCTCTCATGCCCTGAAGATTTGTGGTGCATAAAGGCATTGAAAAATGAAGGGCTATCATCATCAATCAATACTTTTCATGAATTAATCAAAACAACCCCACCAACAAGAGCTCTTTTTGTAGACCCTAGAGAGGTTTAA